The Deltaproteobacteria bacterium genome has a segment encoding these proteins:
- a CDS encoding 4Fe-4S dicluster domain-containing protein encodes MSSEAAKKLPRIEIYENLCKGCGICVDFCPTNVLEMKGSCVAVHNLEACTRCQLCDLRCPDFAIQVFD; translated from the coding sequence ATGAGCAGCGAGGCGGCCAAGAAACTGCCGAGGATCGAGATATACGAGAACCTCTGCAAGGGTTGCGGCATCTGTGTCGACTTCTGTCCCACCAACGTGCTCGAGATGAAGGGCTCCTGCGTGGCCGTGCACAACCTGGAGGCCTGCACGAGGTGTCAGCTCTGCGACCTGAGGTGTCCAGATTTCGCCATACAGGTCTTCGATTGA
- the sucD gene encoding succinate--CoA ligase subunit alpha: MSILVGRETRVVCQGITGEQGTFHTRQMVEYGTKMVAGVTPGKGGSDVDGIPVFNTVAEAVRETGADASVIYVPAAFAADAVMEAVDAGIGLVVCITEGIPVLDMVKVKRFMEGRDARLVGPNCPGVITPGECKIGIMPGHIHKPGSVGVVSRSGTLTYEAVDQLTRLGLGQSTCVGIGGDPVNGTSFVDVLALFEEDPDTEAVVMIGEIGGTAEEEAAQFVKEKMTKPVVGHVAGVTAPKGKRMGHAGAIIAGGKGTADEKYEAMEAAGIKTVKSTARIGAAVREVLGG, translated from the coding sequence GTGAGCATCTTGGTGGGCAGGGAGACGAGGGTTGTTTGTCAGGGCATAACGGGTGAGCAGGGCACCTTCCACACCCGTCAGATGGTGGAGTACGGCACGAAGATGGTCGCCGGCGTGACGCCGGGCAAGGGCGGAAGCGACGTTGACGGCATACCGGTCTTCAACACCGTGGCCGAGGCCGTGAGGGAGACGGGGGCCGACGCATCGGTCATATACGTGCCCGCGGCCTTCGCGGCCGACGCCGTAATGGAGGCCGTAGACGCCGGCATAGGGCTTGTGGTCTGCATCACCGAGGGCATACCGGTGCTCGACATGGTGAAGGTCAAGAGGTTCATGGAGGGACGGGACGCGAGGCTTGTGGGGCCCAACTGTCCCGGCGTCATCACGCCGGGAGAGTGCAAGATCGGCATCATGCCCGGCCACATCCACAAGCCCGGCTCCGTGGGGGTCGTCTCCCGCAGCGGCACTCTCACCTACGAGGCCGTCGACCAGCTAACCCGCCTGGGGCTGGGGCAGTCCACCTGCGTGGGCATAGGCGGCGACCCCGTCAACGGCACCAGTTTCGTCGACGTGCTCGCCCTCTTCGAGGAGGACCCCGATACCGAGGCGGTCGTCATGATCGGCGAGATCGGCGGCACGGCCGAGGAGGAGGCCGCGCAGTTCGTCAAGGAGAAGATGACGAAACCGGTCGTGGGCCATGTGGCCGGCGTCACCGCTCCCAAGGGCAAGCGCATGGGCCATGCCGGCGCCATAATCGCCGGCGGCAAGGGCACGGCCGACGAGAAGTACGAGGCCATGGAGGCGGCCGGCATAAAGACCGTCAAGAGCACGGCCAGAATAGGCGCGGCCGTCAGGGAGGTCCTCGGCGGATAG
- a CDS encoding ADP-forming succinate--CoA ligase subunit beta: MNIHEYQAKEILRRYGVAVPRGKVAFTPQEAEEIAKEFLDDGPVCVVKAQIHAGGRGKAGGVKLARSRDEAAAYARELIGKVLVTHQTGPEGREVKKVLVEEGCAIAQELYVGLVVDRGRQRVCMMASSEGGVEIEEVAAKSPEKILREYVDPAVGLMPYQARNLAFGLGLDKARVGKAVKFMTGLYNAFVGTDASMAEINPLVVTGDGDVIALDAKISFDDNALFRHKDIEGLRDLDEEDPKEIEASRHDLNYVALDGTIGCMVNGAGLAMATMDIIKLYGGNPANFLDVGGGASKEQVTAAFKILMSDPNVRAVLVNIFGGIMRCDIIAEGVVAAAREVGVKVPLVVRLQGTNVDKGRAILGDSGLNIITAERMDEAAEKVVAAAGAG; the protein is encoded by the coding sequence ATGAACATTCACGAGTATCAGGCCAAGGAGATTTTGAGGCGTTACGGCGTGGCCGTGCCGCGCGGCAAGGTCGCCTTTACGCCCCAGGAGGCGGAGGAGATCGCAAAGGAGTTCCTCGACGACGGTCCCGTCTGTGTTGTCAAGGCCCAGATACACGCCGGAGGGCGCGGCAAGGCGGGCGGAGTGAAGCTTGCGAGGAGCCGCGACGAGGCCGCGGCGTATGCAAGGGAGCTCATCGGCAAGGTGCTCGTCACCCACCAGACCGGTCCTGAGGGCAGGGAGGTGAAGAAGGTCCTCGTCGAGGAAGGGTGCGCCATAGCGCAGGAGCTCTACGTCGGCCTCGTTGTCGACAGGGGCCGCCAGCGCGTGTGCATGATGGCGAGCTCCGAGGGCGGCGTGGAGATAGAAGAGGTGGCGGCGAAGAGCCCGGAGAAGATACTGCGCGAGTACGTGGACCCGGCCGTGGGGCTCATGCCATACCAGGCGCGAAACCTCGCCTTCGGCCTCGGTCTCGACAAGGCCAGGGTCGGCAAGGCCGTAAAGTTCATGACGGGCCTCTACAACGCCTTCGTGGGCACCGACGCCTCCATGGCCGAGATAAACCCGCTGGTCGTGACCGGGGACGGCGACGTCATCGCGCTGGACGCCAAGATAAGCTTCGACGACAACGCGCTCTTCAGGCACAAGGACATAGAGGGGCTGCGCGACCTCGACGAGGAGGACCCCAAGGAGATAGAGGCGTCGCGCCACGACCTCAACTACGTGGCCCTCGACGGCACCATAGGCTGCATGGTCAACGGCGCGGGCCTGGCCATGGCCACCATGGACATAATAAAACTCTACGGCGGAAACCCGGCCAACTTCCTCGACGTGGGCGGCGGGGCGTCGAAAGAGCAGGTGACGGCGGCCTTCAAGATACTCATGAGCGACCCCAACGTCAGGGCCGTGCTGGTCAACATCTTCGGCGGCATCATGCGCTGTGACATCATAGCCGAGGGCGTGGTGGCGGCCGCCAGGGAAGTGGGCGTCAAGGTGCCGCTCGTGGTGAGGCTCCAGGGCACCAACGTCGACAAGGGACGGGCCATACTCGGGGATTCCGGTCTCAATATCATCACGGCCGAACGCATGGACGAAGCGGCCGAAAAGGTCGTGGCCGCCGCCGGCGCCGGTTGA